The sequence below is a genomic window from Candidatus Acidiferrales bacterium.
TGCACTTCTTGCATCGGTACGGATCGCTCCTTGCGTGGCAATTCGATGACAAACTCCGCACCGTGGCCCTTTTCGGACTCGACGTGAATATGCCCTTCATGCGCTTGCACAATTTGATACACAATCGCCAAACCCAGCCCTGTTCCCTGCGCGAAACCCGACTGGAAGGGCTCGAACAGCTTCGCCGCTTGCCGCGCGTCGAAACCGACGCCCGTATCACGAATTCCGATGCGCACCCAGGAGGTGTCCGCCTCCATCCGAACGGTCAGCGTGCCGCCCTCGGGCATAGCTCGCCGTGCGTTGTTGCAAAGATTCCAAAAAACCTGCCGAATGCGGTCGCGGTCGACGCGCGCATTGGCATGATTCACCAAGAATCGCCGTTCGACGCGGTATTTTCCTTCCACGCCGTATTCGCGTTCGATGAGAGTCAGAGTTTCGTCAATCAGCGTGAGAACATCCGTATCGGTGAACGAATAATTCTTCTCGCGCGAGTAATCCAGGAAATCGCTGACAATTTGATTGAGCCGTTCCGATTCGCGGCTCACAATTTGCACCAGCCGCTTGTCATCGTCATCCAGGGGCGCGAGGCGCGCGAGTTCCTTGAGCGCTCCGGCCATGGCTGTCAACGGCTGCCGAATTTCATGGGCAATCGCCGCCGAGAGCCTTCCCACGGCTGCCATGCGATTTTTCGTCTCCACTTCGTGCTCCAGGCGTTTTAGTTCGGTCAAATCCTGGTAGCTAAAGACGTAGCCGCTGACCTGATTCTGCCCAGAGCGCAAGGGAGCTACGGATACGCCAAGATATCGCCGCTCGCCGGCAGGCGTATGAAATTCCGTCTCCTTTCGCGACGCCAAGAAGCCCAACTCTGTGTCGGCATCGGTCAGCCAAAATCCCGGCAGTACTTCGCGAATTTGTTTTCCCGTCAGCGTCGCGGGTGAGATGCCGGCGATTTCCCCACCGGCGCGATTTACGAGCAGGATTCGTCCGTCGAGGTCCGTGGTAATCAATCCGCCGCGCATCGAGCGAATGATGTCTTCATTGAACGCCTGCAGGTCGCGCAACTCCTCGCGCTTCTCCTCGAGTTCCACGCCCTTGCTGCGCAGCATATGCGCGAGCAGGCTTCCAAGGTACGCGACGGCAACAAACGCCAGAAAATTACTGAAAATCCAAAATTCCAGCGTTCTTTCGTTCGGCGTGGAAAGAGAGGTCTGTGGTACTAGCCCATAATGAATCAGCTCGACCATCGCACCGAGCAAAACGAACGCACCGCCGGCGACCAAAAATACGTTGCGCCGTTCGAACAGCACGCTGGCCATTAGGATCACCAGCAGGTAAAGCGAGATGAAGTAACTCTCGTGCGCGCCGGTC
It includes:
- a CDS encoding ATP-binding protein, which gives rise to MQLSQNTLEWLGWLGRVRFLVISFLLAIVLAVHQLSPLPLIARYFVPVILLWYFLAVCFVILLKWIPEARWHAPLQIIADLVLVTGLVYSTGAHESYFISLYLLVILMASVLFERRNVFLVAGGAFVLLGAMVELIHYGLVPQTSLSTPNERTLEFWIFSNFLAFVAVAYLGSLLAHMLRSKGVELEEKREELRDLQAFNEDIIRSMRGGLITTDLDGRILLVNRAGGEIAGISPATLTGKQIREVLPGFWLTDADTELGFLASRKETEFHTPAGERRYLGVSVAPLRSGQNQVSGYVFSYQDLTELKRLEHEVETKNRMAAVGRLSAAIAHEIRQPLTAMAGALKELARLAPLDDDDKRLVQIVSRESERLNQIVSDFLDYSREKNYSFTDTDVLTLIDETLTLIEREYGVEGKYRVERRFLVNHANARVDRDRIRQVFWNLCNNARRAMPEGGTLTVRMEADTSWVRIGIRDTGVGFDARQAAKLFEPFQSGFAQGTGLGLAIVYQIVQAHEGHIHVESEKGHGAEFVIELPRKERSVPMQEVHGQELNAGLASTRGK